The window GGCGAGAAATTCAATGCACTTGAGCTGAACCTGCTGCAAAATCTCGCGGGCGTCATCATCGCGCGCTCCGCCCGCCTCGTCGCCGCGACCTTCGCAGGCATCGTGCGCCATCGCGCACATGGCGCGGAGATCAAGGAACAGCACATCGCCATCGACGGCTCCGTCTATGAAAAGATGCCCCTCGTCGCCGAAAACCTCAAGAAGGCGCTCACCGATCTCCTCGGCGACGAAGCAGAAAAGATCCACATCGTCCTTGAAAACACCGGCTCCGCCCTCGGCGCCGCCCTCGCCGCCGCCATGACGGTGGAAGGGTGAGTTTCCTATAAAGAAAAAGCGCTGCTGCATGGAACAAACACATTCCATGCAGCAGCGCCTTTTTCTTCCCTTCACCCCTCAAAAGCGGAAGTCTCTCATGCCGTCGCCGAGTTCCTTAAGGTAGAGCGCCGCCTTCTTCTTGACAGCAGGGTTCGGAATATCCTGCCACTGCTCCTGTATGACGCGCTCGCCCTTTTCCTGCGTCGTCTTCTTCGCGTAGTCCTCCAAGTATTCCTTCAAGGTCATCAGAGCGTTCGGCAGACAGCAGTTCTTGATCTGCCCGCTCTTACACAGGCTCATGAAGCGGTCGCCCGTGCGTCCCGCGCGGTAGCACGCGGTGCAGAAGCTCGGCACATAGCCGAGGTCTAAGAGCCATTCGATGACCTCGTCCAGCGTGCGCGTGTCGTTGACATCGAACTGCGCTGAATTTTCCTCTGGACTCTCCTGCTTCTCATAGCCGCCGACGCTCGTCGAGGATGCTCCCGAAATCTGCGAGATGCCGAGATCGAGGACGCGCCTGCGGCTCTCCTCGGATTCTCTCGTCGAGACGATCATGCCCGTATAGGGCACGGCGATGCGGATGACGGCGACGATCTTCGCGAAGGTATCGTCGTCGATGGCGTTGGAGAACGCGCCCGGGTCGATGTCATCCGCCGGCCGGATGCGCGGCACGCTGATCGTATGCGGGCCGACGCCAAAACGCGCTTCCAAGTGCTCGGCGTGCATCAACAGGCCGACGAAGTCGTAGCGGTACATATTGAGACCGAAGAGCACGCCGCAGCCCACGTCGTCGATGCCGCCCTCCATCGCGCGGTCCATCGCCTCCGTGTGCCATGCGTAGTCGTGCTTTGGGCCTGCCGGATGGAGCTTTTCGTAATTTTCCTTGTGGTACGTCTCCTGAAAAAGGATATAAGTGCCGATACCCGCTTCCTTGAGCTTTCGGTAGTCTTCGACCGTCGTCGCCGCGATGTTGACATTCACGCGGCGGATCGCGCCGTTCTTATGCTTGATAGAATATATCGTCTTGATACTTTCCAAGACGTATTCCAAAGGATTGTGCACGGGGTCTTCTCCCGTCTCCAACGCGAGACGCTTGTGCCCCATGTCCTGCAGCGCAATAACCTCACGGCGAATCTCGTCCTGTGTGAGCTTCTTGCGATGGATGTGCTTGTTCTTCGCATGGTAGGGACAGTAAACACAGCCATTCACGCAATAGTTCGACAGATAGAGCGGTGCAAAGAGCACGATGCGCTTGCCGTAAAGCTCCTCCTTGATCTCCTTGGCGAGCGCGAGCATTCGCTCGACGAGATCGGGCGCGTCGACGGCGAGCAGCAGCGCCGCCTCGCGGTGCGTCAGACCCCTACAGTCGCGCGCACGCGTCAAAAGTGCTTCTACAAGCGCGCGATTGTCTTTATTATCCTCCGCCCACGCGAGCGAGGCGAGGATTTCCTCATGGTTGATGAACTCCTCAGCACGCGCGGACTTCGGATCGTACGTTGTCATGCTTATGCCCCCTCAAACATCGGGCAGGCGAGATGCAAGATCGTCTGCCTACAAGCCCGCCTCTTCGACGAGTGCGGGCAAATCGCGACGGAAGAGCGTCATCTCCTCTTCGCTCCATTCCCCCGACTGCACGCCTAACAAGAAATATTTGCGAAAGATTTCGGGATGATTGCGCAAACGGTACGTTATGTCGGGCAAACACTTATGCATGAGGCGAACCTCCTGCTTATCCCTCTCCTTTTCTTTCGTCGCCGAAAGGCTTCCTTCATGAATACGATATCGATAAAGAACCTTTTTGATATGCCCGATCCTTCCATAGCGAAGGAGGATACGCAGCCAGTAGTCATAATCTTCCAGGAGAAACATCTCGGGATCATAACCACCAATTTCCTGCGGAACGCTGCGACGGTAAAGGAAACATGCACCAATGCGATTCTGAACAAGCATCTTCCACGGATCAGCATCAAAGCGATCCGTATCCACAAGATGCTGTTTTCCAGACACATCTTCAAACAGAAGCTCCATCGCCGCATTGACCATCATATACTCGGGAAAACGCTGCAGATAAGAAACCATCTCGTGAAGTGCTTCGGGTGCGTACGCATTATCATCGCTCGTCCATGTGAAAAACATACCGTGCGCTTCGGCAAAGCCGATATTCAAAGAGCGCGGCAAACGTTGATTCTCCTTGTTGCGCACGATGCGAATGCGGCTGTCGTGCGCAGCATATTCGGCAAGGATCTGTGGCGTCGTATCCTGCGAGCAGTCGTCGACAGCGATGAGTTCCCAATCCTGCATCGTCTGCGCCAAGATGCTATCCAAAGATTCACGCAGATACTTCTCTCCGTTATAGACGGGCAAGACGATGGAAACCAGCGGCTGATGCGATTTTCCCTTTTCCATCCATGATCTCACTCTCAATCTTCCTCTCCATCATGAGCGCCCTTCTGCCAAGGCGCTGAAGCCGTAGTCAAGGAGCGCGGCGGCCTCCGATGCTCGCGTCTCCTCGTCGTTCGAGTGCATGACGACGGCGATCAGCTCCGTATCGCCGCGCATGGCGGATGCTGCGAGGCAGCCCCCTGCCGCACGCGTCCAGCCCGTCTTGAGTCCCGTGCAGCCCGGGTAGGAGTAGAGCAGCGCGTTCGTGTTCTCACAGTACGTTTTGTAGCCTGCTGGCTGCAAATAGTAGATCGTGCTCGCCTTCGTGCCAACGATCTTGCGGAACTCAGGATTTCGGAGGCCATAGGCGGCAATGAGGGCGATGTCATGCGCCGTCGAATAATGGTTCACATCGGGCATGCCGTTCGGGTTGACGAAATGCGTATGGAAAGCGCCGATCTCCCGCGCCTTCCGATTCATCATCGCCGCGAACTGCGCCTCCGATCCGCCGAGCGTCTCGGCGATGGCGAGCGCCGCGCCGTTATCGGAAATCAGCATCATCTGACGCGTGAGATCTCGAAGCCGCGCCTGCTCGCCGGGGCGCACGCGCGTCGTCTCGACGTCGGCGGCAAACGGCGTGATCGTCACAGCGAGGTCGGATCTGCCGCTCTCGACCGAAAGGATGCATGTCATCATCTTCGTCATGCTCGCGGGGTACTCACGCTTGTCGCCGTTCTTTTCGTAGAGCACCTCGCCCGTCCTCGCGTTCATGAGAATTGCCGCATCTGCCGTCATCGAGCGCACAGAGGCAGGCGGCGCGGCGAGTGCTGCGGACGACACAGACGGCGCAAGGGAAGTAGCAGGGGCGGCGTCGGGCACAGCGGCTTCAACTGTCGTTGGCTCAGCATTCGGCGCATGCTCCCGCGACGGCTTCCCCAAGGCGATCGTGCGCTGCGCCGAGCTGGCGTGCTGCCGTTCGGTATGCACCTCGGTCTGTCCGACATCGTGCGCACGCTCGCCGACCGCGACGGGGGCGTGCGCGGCAAATGCGGGCACGCCCCCTGTCAGTGCATACGAAAGCGCAAGCGCCGTCGCAGCCGTGCGCAAAATGTGACGTCCCAAAAGGCGCACGCCGCCCGGCTTGAAACCACGAAAAGAGAAGAAATCCTTACATCTCAGCAAAAGAATTGCCCCCTTACAGAAACGCGCTAGATCTAGCGCGCCCCTTACATCTCCTTGACCGGCACAGGACCGCGCGACAGCGCGATGGCACCCGTGCGTGCAATCTCGATGATGCCATACTCCGAAAGCACCTCGGACAAAGCGTCGATCTTGTCGCCTTCGCCCGTCAGCTCGATGACGACATTCTCCTTGCTCACATCGACGATACGTGCGCGGAAGATGTTGACGACGTTGATGATGTCGGCGCGCGTCTCCTTCGTCGCGCGCACCTTAATCAAGACGAGTTCACGCTTGATCGAGTCCACCTCGCTGAGGTTGACGATCTTGATGACGTCGATGAGCTTCGCGAGCTGCGTCGTGACCTGCGCTAGCTCGCGTTCGTCCTCGACCGACACGACGATGTTGATGCGCGTCACGTCCGGTTCTTCCGTATAGCCTGCCGAAATGCTCTCGATGTTGAACGCGCGGCGGCTGATCAGCCCCGATATATGCGTGAGGACGCCCGGCTTGTTGTCGAGGAGCGCCGCAAGGAAAAATTTCTGCATCATGTTTGATTCAACCGCCCTTCCCGCCGCCTGGAGGAATCTCAGGCGACACTCTCATCATATCACACATGGGCGAACGATGCCACATGCTGCCACGCAATCGCGAGGAACTTGTCGCGCAAGGCGTCGCTCCAAATCTCTCGATGCCCCTCTCGCTCATACAGATGCCATACATAGGCGCTCATGTCGATCGTACCATCCATGCGCGTAAACTCCTTCGTTTCCAAACGAAACTCATGTTCCTTCGTGCGGATTGCAAGCTTGTACGTCTGCCCAGGGAAGACGGAATTCGAGATCACATATTCGCGCGCCCGGCCGCCAAACGCGGCGGGCAGGTTCGCATCGAGCGTTTCATCCATGGGCAATCCCGCCTCGTGCATGACGACGGCATGGAGATCGAGAAGGCTCACGAGCTCACCCGTCATACCGAGGGTGGGAACGCCCGCACCGCGCATCATGAACGCCGTGCCACAGCGCTCGTCGCTGAAGAAGAACGGGTCTTCGCTGTGAATAGAAACTCCATGGTCGGAATAGGCGTTGATGATGTACTCATCCTCCCCGTAGTGATCCTCGATATAGCGGAAAAGCTCACCGAGCGCCCTGTCCATGCGCTCGATGGCAGCCATGTTGTCATACACATTGCGCAGTTTTCCATTGAGATCAAATGCCCTTTCCCTAGGCTCGCCCTCGTAGACACGTTCCTGCCAAGGAAGCTTCGCCTGCGTTTTCGGCTGGGGCGGCACCGCATAGGAAACGACAGGATGCGAATCCGCCACATGAAGGAATACATAATTGTCACACTCGTCAAAAGCGTCGAGATGGTCGATCGTCCGCTTGACGCCTTCGTATGCCGGCTGCGTGATATACGGCGCTGCAAGAATGCGCCCATAGCCGCGCTTATAGCCGCTGTATATGCCCGAAGAATCCCCCATGGTCTGGACGCAGCAGTAGCCAAGCGCCCTCATGCGCTCGGAAAGCGTTTTTTTCTCAGGCGGAAGCTCCATCCACACCTCATCATGGAAAATCTGGCTTCTGTGCATGTGCAGCCCTGTCTCCACCGTGCCGAGCGAAGGAAACGTATACTCAGCCACCGAGAACGCTTGGTCAAAAATCACGCCCTTGGAAAAAAAGCTCATGAGATTCGGCATGGCGCGAAATCCATGACGGCGCATCGCCGGCCAGGACAGACCGTCGAGCAAAAGGTTCAGTATGAGACGCTTGCGCTTGGAGCCATGTTCGAGCCGCACCGGTTCCGCTGCGGCAAACTTCCCTGCAGAAGCAGCAAGGCGCGTATCGCTCTCCATGCGCAAAAAGCCGAACTCCGCCTTGCCCGTATAGAAATCCCCGCCGCCCTCCGCGTCGCTCAATGCAACAGGCGGCACCTCTTCCAGCGGCGCGGCAGCGGCGACGACAGGCGTCTCATGCGATGCATGAATCGTCAAGGAACTCGCGACGACAGCCTTGCGAAGATCGAAAGTGATGTTGGAATAAAAGTCGATATTTCTGCAGCCTGTACGCTCCAAGCATGCCAAGCGCGTGCTCCATACATGGAAAAAGACGTCCGTGTTGTAGAGTCCGCACCACAGACCTCTGCCCCGTCCGCCGGACTGCAGGAGGAAATCTCCGGCTGAAGAGCGCAGCTGCGTCTGCAGCTCTCCCGCCGCGGACCATGCGACCTCCTCGTAAAAGGGCGCGTGAACCGGCGTGAGCCTGCCCATGCAGAACGCCCGCCGCACCGCCGGATCTTCGAGGCGAAGCGCCAAGCCAGGAAGATCGCCTGCATGCTTGTGGCAAAGCCCCTTGAAGCGCGCGGCACGCTCCTCCTCGCCCGCCGCATCATAGATGTCAACGAGCAGTCGCCACAGATCTATGTTGGCAACGCGAAGCGCGTATGCGCGCTCGGCCAGTTCACGCGCTCCGGTCAAATCGCCCGCTGCAAAGCGAAGAGCCGCTTCGATATGCAAAGGCGCAGACGCATCATGGCTCAAGGCGGCAAACTCTGCCACCAGCTCTTTCGCCTGCGGAGGAAAAGAGCGATGCTCAAACCAGAGAAAAAGCTGGTGCCGTATGCCGATCACGCGCTGTTCGCGCAAAGCGTCCGCCATGAGCGGAAGAAGTTCCTTCTCCGACGCATCAAGCAGCATTTTCTGCACAGCATCCAAAAGACGCGCACCACTTTCATGCAGCAAGAAGCGATTCCCATCATTCCAGAAGAACACGGAAGCATCCGCATCGATGGGGAACAAGCGACACGGCAGTTCCTCATATGCGGGAAATTCCTGCGGAGATGACACCACCTCCGACAGTCTCACCGCCCTGTCGAAAAGTGCCGTGCGTGCTCTTTCATAGTTCACGCGCATAGCATCGGCATTCGGCACATAGAGCAGATCATGCAGCAGAGAAAAAAGGGCCTCATCGGGCGCACGGTTGTACGCTTCCATGAGCGCCAGAACCGCTATCCGAAATGCTTCTGCCTTTCCCGCAGCAGCCGCCTCCTGCAGCTGACCGATCAGCCGCAGCTCCTCCTCATTCATCCCACTGTCTCCCTTACTCGCTCTCCAAAACCATCTCATCGAGACTCTTGCCGCCCGGCACCATCGGCAGGACGTCGACGTTGCCCGGTACGATGACGTCGATGAGCATCGGCGCATCGCTTGTCAAGGCCGCTGCCAGATCCGCCTTGAGACTTGCCGGATCTTGGAGGCGGCAAGCCCTCACGCCCATCGCCTCGGCGAGCTTCACGAAGTCCGTGCTGCCCGGCAGGAGCGTCTGGGAGTAATGCTTGTCGTAGAACATGCGCTGCCACTGCGTGACCATGCCGAGCACGCGGTTGTGCACGACGATGATCTTCACGGCAACGCCGTTCGCCGCCGCCGTCGCCATCTCCTGACAGTTCATCATGATGCTGCCGTCGCCCGTGAAGAGGATGACCTGTTGTCCGGGTCGCGCGACCTTCGCGCCGATGGCGGCGGGCAGGCCGTAGCCCATCGTGCCGAGACCGCCCGACGTCAGGAAGCGGCGCGGCTCCTTCGCATCGTAGTACTGTGCCGCCCACATCTGATGCTGGCCGACGTCGGTCACGATGATCGCATCGTCAGCGGCAAGCTCGCTGACCGTCTCAATGAGCTGCTGCGGCATGATGCAGCCTTCCTTCTTCTTGTAGGAAAGCGGCTGCTCGTTGTTCATCTCGACCGTGTAGCGGCTCCACCCCGAAAAGCGTGCGCGCAGATCGCCGAGCGCGGCCAGCTTTTCCTTGAGGAGCGGCAGCGACCAGCGCAGGTCGCCGAGCACGCGGCAGTCAGCGACGATGTTCTTGTTCACCTCGACGGGATCGACCTCGAAGTGCACGATCTTCGCACGCGGTGCAAATCCTGCAACACGGCTCGTCACGCGGTCGTCGAAACGCATGCCGACGGCGATGAGCAGATCGCACTCCTGAATCGCCATGTTCGCCGCGTATGTGCCGTGCATGCCCGCCATGCCGAGGAAGTTCTCGCGTGCGGCCGGCACGCAGCCGATGCCCATGAGCGTTGTCACCGAGGGAATCCCCGTGAGATCGAGAATCTCGCGCACAGTCTTTGCCGTATCCGAGAGCGTCACGCCGCCGCCGAGGATGAGGAGCGGCCGCTTCGCCTCGGCGATTGCCAAAGCCGCCGCCTCGACCTCTGCCGCATCGCCCGTGAAGTCTGCCGTATAGCCCTTCAAGTGCACCCTCTCGGGATAGACATAATCCAGCTCCTGCGTGAAGACATCCTTGGCGATGTCGACCGTGACCGGCCCCGGACGCCCCGTGCGCGCGATGAAAAATGCTTCCTTCAGCACCTGCGGCAAATCCTCCGCCGCCTTCACGAGGTAGTTGTGCTTCGTGATCGGCGTCGTGATGCCGCAGATGTCCGCCTCCTGAAAGGAATCCTTGCCGATGTAGGGATTGCCGACCTGCCCCGTAATACAGACGAGCGGGACAGAGTCCATGTACGCCGTCGCAATACCCGTCACGAGGTTCGTGCCGCCGGGGCCGGACGTCGCCAGACACACGCCGACCTCGCCCGTCGCACGCGCGTAGCCGTCTGCCGCATGAGCCGCTCCCTGCTCGTGACGCACGAGGATATGGGGAAACTTCTCCGTGTAAATCGCATCGTAGAGG of the Selenomonas sputigena genome contains:
- the ilvB gene encoding biosynthetic-type acetolactate synthase large subunit, whose translation is MNGAQAVLESLRKEGVRVVFGYPGGAVLDLYDAIYTEKFPHILVRHEQGAAHAADGYARATGEVGVCLATSGPGGTNLVTGIATAYMDSVPLVCITGQVGNPYIGKDSFQEADICGITTPITKHNYLVKAAEDLPQVLKEAFFIARTGRPGPVTVDIAKDVFTQELDYVYPERVHLKGYTADFTGDAAEVEAAALAIAEAKRPLLILGGGVTLSDTAKTVREILDLTGIPSVTTLMGIGCVPAARENFLGMAGMHGTYAANMAIQECDLLIAVGMRFDDRVTSRVAGFAPRAKIVHFEVDPVEVNKNIVADCRVLGDLRWSLPLLKEKLAALGDLRARFSGWSRYTVEMNNEQPLSYKKKEGCIMPQQLIETVSELAADDAIIVTDVGQHQMWAAQYYDAKEPRRFLTSGGLGTMGYGLPAAIGAKVARPGQQVILFTGDGSIMMNCQEMATAAANGVAVKIIVVHNRVLGMVTQWQRMFYDKHYSQTLLPGSTDFVKLAEAMGVRACRLQDPASLKADLAAALTSDAPMLIDVIVPGNVDVLPMVPGGKSLDEMVLESE
- a CDS encoding glycosyltransferase family 2 protein, with the protein product MRSWMEKGKSHQPLVSIVLPVYNGEKYLRESLDSILAQTMQDWELIAVDDCSQDTTPQILAEYAAHDSRIRIVRNKENQRLPRSLNIGFAEAHGMFFTWTSDDNAYAPEALHEMVSYLQRFPEYMMVNAAMELLFEDVSGKQHLVDTDRFDADPWKMLVQNRIGACFLYRRSVPQEIGGYDPEMFLLEDYDYWLRILLRYGRIGHIKKVLYRYRIHEGSLSATKEKERDKQEVRLMHKCLPDITYRLRNHPEIFRKYFLLGVQSGEWSEEEMTLFRRDLPALVEEAGL
- a CDS encoding D-alanyl-D-alanine carboxypeptidase family protein, coding for MLRCKDFFSFRGFKPGGVRLLGRHILRTAATALALSYALTGGVPAFAAHAPVAVGERAHDVGQTEVHTERQHASSAQRTIALGKPSREHAPNAEPTTVEAAVPDAAPATSLAPSVSSAALAAPPASVRSMTADAAILMNARTGEVLYEKNGDKREYPASMTKMMTCILSVESGRSDLAVTITPFAADVETTRVRPGEQARLRDLTRQMMLISDNGAALAIAETLGGSEAQFAAMMNRKAREIGAFHTHFVNPNGMPDVNHYSTAHDIALIAAYGLRNPEFRKIVGTKASTIYYLQPAGYKTYCENTNALLYSYPGCTGLKTGWTRAAGGCLAASAMRGDTELIAVVMHSNDEETRASEAAALLDYGFSALAEGRS
- the hydG gene encoding [FeFe] hydrogenase H-cluster radical SAM maturase HydG; the protein is MTTYDPKSARAEEFINHEEILASLAWAEDNKDNRALVEALLTRARDCRGLTHREAALLLAVDAPDLVERMLALAKEIKEELYGKRIVLFAPLYLSNYCVNGCVYCPYHAKNKHIHRKKLTQDEIRREVIALQDMGHKRLALETGEDPVHNPLEYVLESIKTIYSIKHKNGAIRRVNVNIAATTVEDYRKLKEAGIGTYILFQETYHKENYEKLHPAGPKHDYAWHTEAMDRAMEGGIDDVGCGVLFGLNMYRYDFVGLLMHAEHLEARFGVGPHTISVPRIRPADDIDPGAFSNAIDDDTFAKIVAVIRIAVPYTGMIVSTRESEESRRRVLDLGISQISGASSTSVGGYEKQESPEENSAQFDVNDTRTLDEVIEWLLDLGYVPSFCTACYRAGRTGDRFMSLCKSGQIKNCCLPNALMTLKEYLEDYAKKTTQEKGERVIQEQWQDIPNPAVKKKAALYLKELGDGMRDFRF
- a CDS encoding sulfatase-like hydrolase/transferase, giving the protein MNEEELRLIGQLQEAAAAGKAEAFRIAVLALMEAYNRAPDEALFSLLHDLLYVPNADAMRVNYERARTALFDRAVRLSEVVSSPQEFPAYEELPCRLFPIDADASVFFWNDGNRFLLHESGARLLDAVQKMLLDASEKELLPLMADALREQRVIGIRHQLFLWFEHRSFPPQAKELVAEFAALSHDASAPLHIEAALRFAAGDLTGARELAERAYALRVANIDLWRLLVDIYDAAGEEERAARFKGLCHKHAGDLPGLALRLEDPAVRRAFCMGRLTPVHAPFYEEVAWSAAGELQTQLRSSAGDFLLQSGGRGRGLWCGLYNTDVFFHVWSTRLACLERTGCRNIDFYSNITFDLRKAVVASSLTIHASHETPVVAAAAPLEEVPPVALSDAEGGGDFYTGKAEFGFLRMESDTRLAASAGKFAAAEPVRLEHGSKRKRLILNLLLDGLSWPAMRRHGFRAMPNLMSFFSKGVIFDQAFSVAEYTFPSLGTVETGLHMHRSQIFHDEVWMELPPEKKTLSERMRALGYCCVQTMGDSSGIYSGYKRGYGRILAAPYITQPAYEGVKRTIDHLDAFDECDNYVFLHVADSHPVVSYAVPPQPKTQAKLPWQERVYEGEPRERAFDLNGKLRNVYDNMAAIERMDRALGELFRYIEDHYGEDEYIINAYSDHGVSIHSEDPFFFSDERCGTAFMMRGAGVPTLGMTGELVSLLDLHAVVMHEAGLPMDETLDANLPAAFGGRAREYVISNSVFPGQTYKLAIRTKEHEFRLETKEFTRMDGTIDMSAYVWHLYEREGHREIWSDALRDKFLAIAWQHVASFAHV
- the ilvN gene encoding acetolactate synthase small subunit translates to MQKFFLAALLDNKPGVLTHISGLISRRAFNIESISAGYTEEPDVTRINIVVSVEDERELAQVTTQLAKLIDVIKIVNLSEVDSIKRELVLIKVRATKETRADIINVVNIFRARIVDVSKENVVIELTGEGDKIDALSEVLSEYGIIEIARTGAIALSRGPVPVKEM